A segment of the Bacteroidota bacterium genome:
ATTGTAAAGGAAGCAGGACTTACATCAAATGTAACCATAGCAACAAACATGGCAGGTAGGGGTACAGATATTAAACTTGGTGAAGGAGTTGTTGATGCAGGTGGATTAGCAATTATTGGAACAGAAAGACATGAGTCAAGAAGAATTGACAGGCAGTTGCGAGGACGTGCAGGACGACAAGGAGACCCGGGTGCTTCACAATTTTATGTTTGCCTCGAAGATGATTTAATGAGATTGTTTGGCTCCGAAAGAATATCAAAATACATGGATAGACTGGGCTTGGAAGATGGAGAAGTTATTCAACATTCAATGATAACAAAATCCATTGAACGTGCTCAGAAAAAAGTAGAAGAAAATAACTTTGGAATTCGTAAGAGACTTCTTGAATATGATGATGTTATGAATTCGCAACGTGAGGTAATTTATAAAAGAAGACGTAATGCGCTTTACGGTGATAGATTAGAAGTTGACATCAACAATATGCTTGTAGATTTATGTGAAGACCTTGTAGAAATACACAAAGCAGATGGAGATTTCGACAAATTTAATCTTGATGTAATGCGCTTTTTTGCCATGCAATCATCAATTCCGGAAAAAGATTTTTTTGACTTAAAAATTAATGATCTTGTAGATAAACTTTATGATAACCTTAAAGAAAAATATAATAGAAAAGTAGAATCTATTGCTGAAAAGGCATTTCCTATTATCAAACATGTTTTTAAAGACAGAGGCAAAACGCTGAAATATATTGTGGTTCCATTTTCAGATGGGAACAAAAATTTGGAGATACTCGTTGACCTCGAAAAGGCATACAAAACAAAAGGAAAAGAAATTCTTCGGTCATTTGAAAAGCTTACAACACTTCAAATGATTGATGATGCATGGAAAGTGCATTTGCGTGAACTTGATGATTTGAAACAATCAGTTCAAAATGCATCTTATGAACAAAAAGACCCGATTCTTATTTATAAACTAGAATCATTTAATCTCTTTGAAAAAATGTTGGGTAAAATTAGCAGAGATGTTTTACCATTAATATTTAAAGGAGATATTATTACACAAGACCCTGATGCTGTTGAGGAAGGACAAGCTACAAAAAAAGCAGATTTGTCAAACTTAAAAGAATCAAGACCTGGAGATTTTGAAGGGACTCAAATGCCTGAAGGATCAAATACTCAAAGTCAGAGAAAAGAACCTGTAAGAGTTGAAAATAAAGTGGGTAGAAATGACCCCTGCCCTTGTGGAAGCGGTAAAAAATACAAACATTGTCACGGAAAACTATAGTAAAAATAATTATGGAACTTAATAAATATATTGAACAAACATTATTAAAACCTGATGCAACAAAAGAACAAATAAAAGCTCTTTGTATCGAAGCTCTTGAATACAACTTTGTGGGAGTATGTATTGCCCCTTATTTTGTAAAATATGCTAATAATATTTTAGAAAATTCAGCAGTAAAAATAGTAACGGTAGTAGGTTTTCCTATGGGTTATCAGTCAATTACTTCAAAGGTTGAAGAAACAAAAAAAGCTCTTGAAGACGGTGCTAATGAAATTGATATGGTAATTAATATTTCAGCACTCAAATCAAAGGAATATAATCATGTTAAAGATGGTATTGAAGGAATTGCAACATTGTGCCGTTTAAGAAGTAAGCCTATAAAAGTAATAATTGAAACTTGTTTGCTTACAGAAGATGAGATTATAAAAGCTTGTGAAATTTGTGCAGACATTGAGGTGGATTATGTAAAAACATCTACAGGAGTAAATTGTGAAGGAGCAACTATTGAAAATGTAAAATTAATGAGAAAAATTCTTCCTAAAAAAATTAAAATTAAAGCTGCAGGAGGTATTCGTGATTATAAATTTGCAAAAGAACTTATTAAAGCCGGTGCTGATAGATTAGGAACATCTTCTGGAGTTAAAATTGTATCAGAATAAAATTATATTTTTGTTATTAAAATTTTTTTGCTTTCTAAATTTAATTCAAATGAAAAAATTGATACTTGCTTTTGTTATTCCTTTTTTTTACTTTGCCTTAGTTGCACAAAATCAGAACAATCAAGCGGATAGTTTAAAAAATAAAATAAATATTATCAGAGATATTAAAGTTGATACTTTGGTAAATAGAGTAATTGATTTAAATAAAGAAGATCCTAAAATTAATGGTTATAGAATTCAAATATTTTCAGGTTCAAGCCGAAGAAAGGCTAATGAAGTTAAAGCAAAATTTATTACAACTTATCCTCAGGTAAAAGTTACTTTGCTTTATCAACGACCATATTTTAAAATCAGAGTTGGAAATTACAGAAACAGAGTTGAGGCACAGCAAATGTATTTTAAACTTATTGAAGATGAAAATTTTAATACTGTGATTCTTGTCCCTGATAAAATTGATTTGCCAAGACTAGAGAAATTGTAAAACGAATAGATATTATTTTGCTTATGATTGAAAAAATTAGATCCCTTTCGGAAAAATATTTTAAAAATGCCGTTGAAACAAGAAGGCATTTACATTCTCATCCCGAACTATCTTTTCAGGAAAAAGAAACATCAGATTATATTTTTAAGGAATTAAATTCAATTGGAATAAATGTAAAGAGAATTGCGAATACCGGAATAATTGCAGAAATTAATGGAAAGGAAAAAGGGAAAGTAATTGCATTACGTGCTGATATTGATGCTTTACCAATAAATGAAGATAATGATGTTAGTTACAAATCTGTTCAAGAAAATGTAATGCATGCTTGCGGACATGATGTTCATACCGCTTCTTTACTTACAGTTGCGAAAATTTTAAATCAATTAAAAGAAGAGTTTACAGGAACAATAAAATTAATATTTCAACCTGCGGAAGAAAAAATCCCGGGAGGTGCACAGCAAATTATTGAAGAAGGTGGATTAAAAAATCCTGATGTTGACATTATTTTTGGGCAACATGTTGACCCCGATCTTGAAACAGGGACTGTTGGTTTTAAAGCAAATGAATACATGGCTTCTTCCGATGAATTTTATATCTCGGTTTTTGGTAAAGGCGGTCATGCTGCAATGCCATGGAAACTAATTGATCCTGTTGTTATTTCTGCTCAACTCATCACTTCATTACAAACAATAATTAGCAGAAATACTAATGTTAATTCACCTTCTGTTTTATCTTTTGGAAAAATCACTTCTTTAAACGGTGCTGTAAATATTATTCCGAATGAAGTAAAAATTGAAGGAATATTTAGAACTTTTAATGAAGAATGGCGTAAGGAAGCACATAAATTAATTATTTCCCTTTGCGAAAATATTGTTAAGGGAATGGGAGCTAAGGCAAAGATTAAAATTATTCAAGGTTATCCTGTTCTTATTAATGATGAAGAACAAACAAAGAAATCTGTTATTTACGCTCAAGAGTACTTAGGCAAAAAGAATGTTATTATGCTTGAAAGAAGAATGACTGCCGAAGATTTTGCCTATTATTCCTTAAAGAAAACCGCAGTTTATTATCGTCTTGGAACAGCAAATAAATCAAAAGGAATTGATTCCCCACTTCATTCTTCAACATTTAATGTTGATGAAGATTCTTTAAAAACGAGTATTGGATTAATGACATATCTTGCTCTTAAATCATTGTAATAGTGAAAAATAATCTGCAAAATATTATTTTCTTTTTTTTATTGATAGTTTTATTTTCTTCATTTCAAAATATTTTTGGTCAGGGAATTGATAATTCCCATTCAAAACGTATATGCTACACTTCCAGAATGACGGAAATGAATAAAGATAAATTTCCAAAGTTCAACTTGTCCTCAAACGCTTCTTTTCGCTCTTCAAACTTTGATGATTTTATAATTATTCCCGTAGTTGTTCATGTAATTTATGATGGTCAGCAT
Coding sequences within it:
- the deoC gene encoding deoxyribose-phosphate aldolase, with the protein product MELNKYIEQTLLKPDATKEQIKALCIEALEYNFVGVCIAPYFVKYANNILENSAVKIVTVVGFPMGYQSITSKVEETKKALEDGANEIDMVINISALKSKEYNHVKDGIEGIATLCRLRSKPIKVIIETCLLTEDEIIKACEICADIEVDYVKTSTGVNCEGATIENVKLMRKILPKKIKIKAAGGIRDYKFAKELIKAGADRLGTSSGVKIVSE
- a CDS encoding M20 family metallopeptidase codes for the protein MIEKIRSLSEKYFKNAVETRRHLHSHPELSFQEKETSDYIFKELNSIGINVKRIANTGIIAEINGKEKGKVIALRADIDALPINEDNDVSYKSVQENVMHACGHDVHTASLLTVAKILNQLKEEFTGTIKLIFQPAEEKIPGGAQQIIEEGGLKNPDVDIIFGQHVDPDLETGTVGFKANEYMASSDEFYISVFGKGGHAAMPWKLIDPVVISAQLITSLQTIISRNTNVNSPSVLSFGKITSLNGAVNIIPNEVKIEGIFRTFNEEWRKEAHKLIISLCENIVKGMGAKAKIKIIQGYPVLINDEEQTKKSVIYAQEYLGKKNVIMLERRMTAEDFAYYSLKKTAVYYRLGTANKSKGIDSPLHSSTFNVDEDSLKTSIGLMTYLALKSL
- a CDS encoding SPOR domain-containing protein, translated to MKKLILAFVIPFFYFALVAQNQNNQADSLKNKINIIRDIKVDTLVNRVIDLNKEDPKINGYRIQIFSGSSRRKANEVKAKFITTYPQVKVTLLYQRPYFKIRVGNYRNRVEAQQMYFKLIEDENFNTVILVPDKIDLPRLEKL